The following proteins are encoded in a genomic region of Salvelinus namaycush isolate Seneca chromosome 12, SaNama_1.0, whole genome shotgun sequence:
- the slc6a7 gene encoding sodium-dependent proline transporter has protein sequence MPSEQTKTAPGNITEKKSTHQQGSPAQLNGFNLAHDVTNPSSQPQFESRPPSPAPPPDPRILPREQWGGKYEFLLSCIGYCVGLGNVWRFPYLCYRNGGGVFLIPYFIMLFFTGVPLFLMELSLGQYGAAGPITVWKCCPLLKGIGIGMLCVSMLVCLYYNVIIAWTFYYLGSSFQSPLPWSCDAPANAYLCGNATVNSSSGRALSPSEVFWNERVLGVVNSKGLHDPGPVRWPLALCLLAAWVIIFFCMLKGIRSSGKVVYVTATFPYFVLIVLIIRGATLEGSLQGVAFYLTPDWGRLASAQVWNDAASQVFYSLGIGVGGLLSMASYNKFDNNVIRDCLVITIGNCSTSFFAGFAIFSILGHMAWRKGVPVGEVADTGPGLAFVAYPEALALLPGSVFWSILFFLMLFMLGVDTLFGNMEGITTAVLDEFPQLRANMKQKSLFLGLLCFGFYLMGLLLITDGGIYWFTLIDSFATSFGLIIITLFMCIGISFFYGVNQFCQDIIDMICLCPPWCSKVLLYFKACWVFCTPFLLLFILTYIFIEMYNTPLQYGAYVYPRWGKALGVCMGATCCLQIPIWAIVAISKESGTLKNRFKKSIRPLNSWRGNNLNNSGGGEERVEPERMEAPFTVNLTDRDTVNLTEVDFTAIAWENGTEA, from the exons ATGCCGAGCGAGCAGACAAAAACGGCACCTGGGAACATTACAGAGAAGAAATCAACACATCAACAAGGG AGCCCAGCACAGCTGAATGGATTTAATTTAGCTCATGATGTCACCAATCCCTCATCCCAGCCACAGTTTGAGTCCCGCCCCCCGTCCCCTGCACCCCCACCAGACCCACGTATTCTCCCAAGAGAGCAGTGGGGTGGGAAGTATGAGTTTCTGCTCTCCTGTATCGGCTACTGTGTGGGATTGGGGAATGTGTGGAGGTTTCCCTACCTCTGCTACCGCAATGGAGGAG GTGTGTTCCTCATCCCCTACTTCATCATGCTCTTCTTCACCGGTGTCCCCCTCTTTCTCATGGAGCTAAGTCTAGGCCAGTATGGAGCTGCTGGACCAATCACGGTGTGGAAGTGCTGCCCCCTCCTCAAAG GCATTGGCATTGGGATGCTTTGTGTGTCTATGCTGGTGTGCCTCTACTACAACGTGATCATAGCCTGGACCTTCTACTACCTGGGCAGCTCTTTCCAGAGCCCCCTGCCCTGGTCCTGTGATGCCCCAGCCAATGCTTACCTCTGTGGGAACGCCACTGTGAACAGCTCCTCTGGCAGAGCCCTCAGCCCCTCAGAGGTCTTCTGGAA TGAGCGTGTTCTGGGTGTGGTGAACAGTAAGGGCCTCCATGACCCTGGTCCTGTCAGGTGGCCCCTGGCTCTCTGCCTCCTGGCTGCCTGGGTCATCATCTTCTTCTGCATGCTCAAGGGCATCCGCAGCTCTGGCAAG GTGGTTTATGTGACTGCGACGTTCCCGTACTTCGTGCTGATCGTTTTGATCATCAGGGGTGCTACACTGGAGGGGTCACTTCAGGGTGTGGCCTTCTACCTCACCCCTGACTGGGGCCGGCTGGCCAGTGCACAG GTGTGGAACGATGCTGCCTCACAGGTCTTCTATTCGTTGGGGATTGGTGTTGGGGGGCTGCTCTCCATGGCCTCCTACAATAAGTTTGACAACAATGTCATCAG GGACTGTCTGGTCATCACCATAGGGAACTGCAGCACCAGCTTCTTTGCGGGCTTCGCCATATTCTCAATCCTGGGTCACATGGCCTGGAGGAAGGGAGTGCCTGTTGGCGAGGTGGCAGATACAG GTCCTGGTTTGGCATTTGTGGCGTACCCAGAAGCCCTTGCTCTACTGCCAGGCTCGGTGTTCTGgtccatcctcttcttcctcatgCTTTTCATGCTGGGGGTCGACACTCTG TTTGGTAACATGGAGGGCATCACCACGGCCGTGCTGGATGAGTTCCCACAGCTCAGAGCTAACATGAAGCAGAAGTCTCTGTTCCTGGGACTGCTGTGTTTCGGCTTCTATCTAATGGGACTGCTGTTGATCACTGAT GGAGGGATTTACTGGTTCACCCTCATCGACTCCTTCGCCACTAGCTTCGGCCTCATTATCATCACCCTCTTCATGTGCATTGGCATCTCCTTCTTCTATG GAGTGAACCAGTTTTGCCAGGACATCATTGACAtgatctgtctctgtcctccctggTGCAGCAAAGTGCTGCTCTACTTCAAAGCATGCTGGGTATTCTGCACCCCATTTCTCCTACTG TTCATTCTGACCTATATCTTCATTGAGATGTACAACACCCCGCTGCAGTATGGTGCCTATGTGTATCCTCGCTGGGGCAAGGCACTGGGTGTGTGCATGGGCGCCACCTGCTGTCTGCAGATCCCCATCTGGGCCATCGTGGCCATCAGCAAGGAGTCTGGGACACTGAAAAAC cgTTTTAAGAAATCCATTCGACCTCTAAATTCCTGGAGGGGGAACAACTTGAAcaacagtggaggaggagaggaacgaGTAGAGCCGGAGAGGATGGAGGCACCGTTCACGGTAaacctgacagacagagacactgtCAACCTTACCGAGGTGGATTTCACAGCTATAGCCTGGGAAAATGGGACAGAGGCATGA